The Phyllostomus discolor isolate MPI-MPIP mPhyDis1 chromosome 4, mPhyDis1.pri.v3, whole genome shotgun sequence genome window below encodes:
- the CCDC167 gene encoding coiled-coil domain-containing protein 167 isoform X1: MAKKKRENLGVALEIDGLEEKLSQCQRDLEAVNSRLCGAELSPDTRKGAEVASAGKPEEHAAICGHLHPPEPHLCLLDHVSLRFLQSATWSQPSRPFRPQEDQRTGTYLLHPDTGAGLPIGSAPPAALPCPARGLGLQDCVPAPP; this comes from the exons ATTGATGGGCTGGAGGAGAAGCTGTCACAATGTCAGAGGGACCTGGAGGCTGTGAACTCCAGGCTCTGTGGGGCAGAGCTGAGCCCAGACACCAG AAAAGGAGCTGAAGTTGCTTCGGCAGGAAAACCGGAAGAACATGCTGCTATCTGTGGCCATCTTCATCCTCCTGAGCCTCATCTATGCCTGCTGGACCATGTGAGCTTGAGATTTCTCCAGTCTGCAACCTGGTCACAACCAAGCAGGCCCTTCAGGCCTCAAGAGGACCAACGTACAGGGACATATCTGCTCCACCCAGACACTGGAGCAGGGCTTCCTATTGGTtcagcccctcctgctgccctgccctgccctgcccggggcCTGGGTCTCCAGGACTGTGTGCCAGCTCCTCCCTGA
- the CCDC167 gene encoding coiled-coil domain-containing protein 167 isoform X2: MFKALIDGLEEKLSQCQRDLEAVNSRLCGAELSPDTRKSLEKEKNSLMNKASNYEKELKLLRQENRKNMLLSVAIFILLSLIYACWTM; encoded by the exons ATGTTCAAAGCTCTG ATTGATGGGCTGGAGGAGAAGCTGTCACAATGTCAGAGGGACCTGGAGGCTGTGAACTCCAGGCTCTGTGGGGCAGAGCTGAGCCCAGACACCAG GAAGTctctggagaaggagaaaaacagcctGATGAACAAAGCCTCCAACTATG AAAAGGAGCTGAAGTTGCTTCGGCAGGAAAACCGGAAGAACATGCTGCTATCTGTGGCCATCTTCATCCTCCTGAGCCTCATCTATGCCTGCTGGACCATGTGA